One stretch of Streptomyces peucetius DNA includes these proteins:
- the coxB gene encoding cytochrome c oxidase subunit II — MSPNGSDLPHRLKGGGGTPMSRRPMRRKLPQVLTAGLILATASGCSYNWEDFPRLGMPTPVTEEAPRILSLWQGSWAAALATGVLVWGLILWSVFFHRRTRTKVEIPPQTRYNMPIEALYTVVPIIIVSVFFYFTARDESKLLELSDKPTHTINVVGYQWSWGFNYLEDVDGNPATGDAAANKELNAIPDKYGNDFPEGAEGVYDAGIPGTRNPQNGNPGPTLWLPKGEKVRFILTSRDVIHSFWVVPFLFKQDVIPGHTNVFEVTPTREGTFMGKCAELCGVDHSRMLFNVKVVSPERYQQHLKELAEKGQTGFIPSGIEQTDPARNAEKNQL, encoded by the coding sequence GTGAGTCCCAACGGCTCCGACCTCCCCCACCGCCTGAAGGGCGGGGGCGGTACCCCCATGTCTCGGCGCCCGATGCGGCGGAAGCTGCCGCAGGTGCTGACTGCGGGCCTGATCCTGGCTACCGCCTCCGGTTGTTCGTACAACTGGGAGGATTTCCCCCGCCTCGGAATGCCCACCCCTGTCACGGAGGAGGCACCGCGGATCCTCTCCCTCTGGCAGGGCTCGTGGGCGGCCGCGCTCGCCACGGGCGTCCTGGTGTGGGGCCTGATCCTGTGGAGCGTTTTCTTCCACCGGCGCACCCGCACCAAGGTCGAGATTCCTCCGCAGACCCGGTACAACATGCCCATCGAGGCGCTGTACACCGTGGTCCCGATCATCATCGTCTCGGTGTTCTTCTACTTCACCGCGCGCGATGAGTCGAAGCTCCTCGAGCTCTCCGACAAGCCCACCCACACCATCAACGTGGTCGGCTACCAGTGGAGCTGGGGCTTCAACTACCTCGAGGACGTGGACGGGAACCCGGCCACCGGGGACGCGGCCGCGAACAAGGAACTGAACGCGATCCCGGACAAGTACGGCAACGACTTCCCGGAGGGTGCGGAGGGCGTCTACGACGCAGGTATCCCCGGCACCCGGAACCCGCAGAACGGCAACCCGGGCCCCACGCTCTGGCTGCCCAAGGGGGAGAAGGTCCGGTTCATCCTGACCTCGCGTGACGTCATCCACTCCTTCTGGGTGGTCCCCTTCCTGTTCAAGCAGGACGTCATCCCCGGCCACACCAACGTCTTCGAGGTGACCCCCACGCGGGAGGGCACCTTCATGGGCAAGTGCGCCGAGCTCTGCGGCGTCGACCACTCCCGGATGCTCTTCAATGTCAAGGTCGTCTCCCCGGAGCGCTACCAGCAGCACCTGAAGGAGCTTGCCGAGAAGGGGCAGACCGGCTTCATCCCGTCGGGCATTGAGCAGACGGACCCGGCCAGGAATGCGGAGAAGAACCAACTGTGA